In a genomic window of Phragmites australis chromosome 14, lpPhrAust1.1, whole genome shotgun sequence:
- the LOC133890058 gene encoding cytosolic sulfotransferase 5-like, with translation MAAAAAATPSQSGPVPFKDVDDGSVPKHTPKEEFGDLVSALPRRQQSILQLRLYQGFWLPAHWVPGTVVFQRRFAPRPNDVVLASYPKCGITWLKALAFAAAARGTYPPASEEHPLRRLNPHDCIPFIDEIFTTGEETKLDMLPSPRLMNTHLPYTLLPEPVTAGGCKVVYICRDPKDMVVSLWHFLRRAQPDLSFADTFESVCDGTVLVGPVWDHVLSYWRASVTHQDRVLFLKYEDMLRDTGANVRRLAKFMGQPFSAAEEGVGAVASIVELCSFDKMKGLEVNKAGTMGAYFTMPRDAFFRKGVAGDWANHMTPAMVTRLDEIVREKFSGTGLTFT, from the coding sequence atggccgccgccgccgccgctacgcCGAGTCAGTCCGGTCCTGTCCCGTTTAAGGACGTCGACGACGGCTCAGTCCCGAAGCACACTCCCAAGGAGGAGTTCGGCGACCTCGTCTCCGCGCTGCCGCGCAGGCAGCAGTCCATCCTTCAGCTGCGCCTTTACCAAGGCTTCTGGCTGCCGGCGCACTGGGTGCCCGGCACCGTCGTCTTCCAGCGCCGCTTTGCACCGCGCCCCAACGACGTGGTCCTCGCCAGCTATCCCAAATGCGGCATCACGTGGCTCAAGGCGTTGGCcttcgccgccgcggcgcgcgggACGTACCCGCCCGCCAGCGAAGAGCACCCGCTCCGCCGGCTCAACCCGCACGACTGCATCCCGTTCATCGACGAGATCTTTACCACCGGGGAGGAGACCAAGCTTGACATGCTCCCGTCGCCGCGCCTCATGAACACTCACCTGCCGTATACCCTGCTCCCCGAGCCGGTCACTGCCGGTGGCTGCAAGGTCGTATACATCTGCAGGGACCCCAAGGACATGGTCGTCTCGCTGTGGCACTTCCTTCGGCGTGCCCAGCCGGACCTCTCGTTCGCCGACACGTTCGAGTCCGTCTGCGACGGCACGGTGTTGGTCGGCCCGGTCTGGGACCACGTCCTCTCTTACTGGCGCGCGAGTGTTACGCACCAGGACAGAGTGCTCTTCCTGAAGTACGAGGACATGCTGCGAGACACGGGCGCGAACGTGCGGAGGCTGGCCAAGTTTATGGGACAGCCGTTCTCGGCCGCCGAAGAGGGCGTCGGCGCCGTCGCGAGCATCGTGGAGCTGTGCAGCTTCGACAAGATGAAGGGGCTGGAGGTGAACAAGGCTGGCACCATGGGGGCATACTTCACCATGCCGCGCGACGCCTTCTTCAGGAAGGGGGTCGCCGGAGACTGGGCGAACCACATGACTCCGGCGATGGTGACGCGGCTGGACGAGATCGTGCGTGAGAAGTTTAGTGGAACAGGGCTCACCTTCACATAA
- the LOC133890680 gene encoding ATP-dependent helicase hrq1-like, translating into MLFSPRRSRAGRQSIKAPEVSATANSAWQDIMDDLSSIPTSPQFDAASKDFYSSSIPCSGRLVEDMPTCQGSSTGSSRKRRKNCKENGNGSPETLSYGANGTSEQCNIRKKSGVVKSAALSCHDMQLLEPAGMVEHLKQGLGKEGQMVHTEEVPSREASYVELPCHLSEAMREALKSIGISGLYSHQSQAIESSISGKHVVIATSTSSGKSLCYNIPVLESLSQDLMACALYIFPTKALAQDQLRTLLEMKNAFHINIDVKIYDGDTPREGRLWIRDNARLELANLNEVELIQNDGSPCGSKYFLSWNPPLHMTKEGSSKGSSVTRRSRYSDIHSPLPFYSYVTGTFSFHYNFTFTLGFDLCMGV; encoded by the exons ATGTTATTCAGTCCGCGTAGGTCAAGAGCAGGGCGTCAATCCATAAAGGCACCAGAAGTGTCAGCTACGGCTAATTCAGCATGGCAAGACATTATGGATGACCTGTCATCTATCCCAACCAGCCCACAATTTGATGCTGCATCAAAAGATTTTTACTCCTCAAGCATCCCGTGCTCTGGGAGGCTTGTAGAGGATATGCCAACATGCCAAGGCTCCTCAACTGGGTCTTcaaggaaaaggagaaaaaattgCAAAGAAAATGGAAATGGCTCCCCAGAAACGCTTTCGTATGGAGCGAATGGTACATCTGAGCAGTGCAACATAAGGAAGAAAAGCGGGGTGGTCAAATCTGCTGCGTTGTCGTGTCAT GATATGCAACTGTTAGAACCTGCTGGAATGgttgaacatctgaaacaagGACTTGGAAAGGAGGGACAG ATGGTACATACCGAAGAGGTACCATCTAGAGAGGCATCATATGTGGAACTTCCTTGTCATCTTTCAGAAGCTATGAGAGAAGCACTAAAGAGTATTGGAATATCTGGGTTGTATAGCCACCAG TCTCAAGCCATAGAATCCTCCATTTCTGGGAAGCATGTTGTGATTGCAACTTCAACATCAAGTGGAAAGTCTTTGTGTTACAACATTCCTGTTCTTGAATCTCTCTCTCAAGACCTGATGGCATGTGCTCTGTATATATTTCCAACAAAG GCTTTAGCTCAAGATCAGTTGAGGACTTTACTAGAGATGAAGAATGCATTTCATATTAATATTGATGTGAAAATATATGATGGTGATACTCCTAGAGAAGGTCGTTTGTGGATTAGGGATAATGCCCGACTG GAACTGGCCAATTTGAATGAGGTGGAGTTGATTCAGAATGATGGAAGTCCTTGTGGTTCCAAGTACTTTCTCTCGTGGAACCCCCCACTACATATGACAAAGGAAGGAAGTTCAAAAGGTAGTTCAGTAACTAGACGCTCAAGGTATAGTGATATACACTCCCCTTTACCCTTTTATAGTTATGTTACTGgtaccttttcttttcattaTAACTTTACGTTCACATTGGGTTTTGATCTATGTATGGGTGTTTGA
- the LOC133891727 gene encoding CBL-interacting protein kinase 1-like — MVNGEVEEEYTWASLSRRYEIGWTLGEGNYSKVKYTRHLAIGSHFAVKILDLNKILSLRIDVQIRREIRTLKLLKHPNVVHLHEVRVSPNSPSSFLHFSFSSCFRCF; from the exons ATGGTGAACGGCGAGGTCGAGGAGGAATACACGTGGGCGTCGCTGTCGAGGAGGTATGAGATCGGGTGGACCCTCGGGGAGGGCAACTACAGCAAGGTCAAGTATACGCGCCACCTCGCCATCGGCAGCCACTTCGCCGTTAAGATCCTTGATCTTAACAAGATCCTCTCCCTCCGCATCGATGTCCAG ATTAGGAGGGAGATCCGGACATTGAAGCTGCTCAAGCACCCCAATGTCGTCCACTTGCACGAGGTGCGTGTTTCACCAAATTCACCATCTTCTTTTCTCCATTTCTCTTTCAGTTCTTGTTTCCGTTGCTTTTGA
- the LOC133889920 gene encoding cytosolic sulfotransferase 5-like, translated as MAASATPGQFGPVPFKDVDDGSVPKHTPKEEFGDLVSALPRRQQSILQLCLYQGFWLPAYWVPGTVAFQRRFAPRPDDVVLASYPKCGTTWLKALAFATAARGTYPPASEEHPLRRLNPHDCIPFIEEIFATGEETKLDMLPSPRLMSTHLSYTLLSEPVTAHGCKVVYICRDPKDMVVSLWHFLRRAQLDLSFADMFESVCDGTVLLGPVWDHVLSYWRASVTHQDRVLFLKYEDMLRDTGANVRRLAKFMGQPFSAAEEDAGAVASIVELCSFDKMKGLEVNKAGTVTAYLTVPRDALFRKGVAGDWANHMTPAMGTRLDKIVREKFSGTGLTFA; from the coding sequence ATGGCCGCCTCCGCCACGCCGGGTCAGTTCGGCCCTGTCCCGTTCAAGGACGTCGACGACGGCTCAGTCCCGAAGCACACTCCCAAGGAGGAGTTCGGCGACCTCGTCTCCGCGCTGCCGCGCAGGCAGCAGTCCATCCTTCAGCTGTGCCTTTACCAAGGCTTCTGGCTGCCGGCGTACTGGGTGCCCGGCACTGTCGCCTTCCAGCGCCGCTTTGCACCGCGCCCCGACGACGTGGTCCTCGCCAGCTATCCCAAATGCGGCACTACGTGGCTCAAGGCGCTGGCCTTCGCCACCGCGGCGCGCGGCACGTACCCGCCCGCCAGCGAAGAGCACCCGCTCCGCCGGCTCAACCCGCACGACTGCATCCCGTTCATCGAGGAGATCTTTGCCACCGGGGAGGAGACCAAGCTTGACATGCTCCCGTCGCCACGTCTCATGAGTACTCACCTGTCGTACACCCTGCTCTCTGAGCCGGTCACTGCCCATGGCTGCAAGGTCGTATACATCTGCAGGGACCCCAAGGACATGGTCGTCTCGCTGTGGCACTTCCTTCGGCGTGCCCAGCTGGACCTCTCGTTCGCTGACATGTTCGAGTCCGTCTGCGACGGCACGGTGTTGCTCGGCCCGGTCTGGGACCACGTCCTCTCTTACTGGCGCGCGAGTGTTACGCACCAGGACAGAGTGCTCTTCCTGAAGTACGAGGACATGCTGCGAGACACGGGCGCGAACGTGCGGAGGCTGGCCAAGTTTATGGGACAGCCGTTCTCGGCCGCCGAAGAGGACGCCGGCGCCGTTGCGAGCATCGTGGAGCTGTGCAGCTTCGACAAGATGAAGGGGCTGGAGGTGAACAAGGCTGGCACCGTGACGGCATACTTAACCGTACCGCGCGACGCCTTATTCAGGAAGGGGGTCGCCGGAGACTGGGCGAACCACATGACTCCGGCGATGGGGACGCGGCTGGACAAGATCGTGCGTGAGAAATTTAGTGGAACAGGGCTCACCTTCGCATAA